The following proteins are encoded in a genomic region of Drosophila willistoni isolate 14030-0811.24 chromosome 3R, UCI_dwil_1.1, whole genome shotgun sequence:
- the LOC6651405 gene encoding uncharacterized protein LOC6651405, translated as MTSYLKECLLLLLVMLAHPIWPAEGEYTSNCTDQATELTTCGHITANGCCPKGCIRNARGRCVEEKCTGSWNGFLERPLTMSCHFHWFLIFVAIVISSIMAGMICANLAFEIRECLRKRRLARYRQFSDISGSSFIGSTQC; from the coding sequence ATGACTTCATACCTAAAGGAATGCCTTTTGCTGCTACTCGTGATGCTGGCTCATCCGATTTGGCCCGCAGAAGGTGAATATACCAGCAATTGCACTGACCAGGCCACCGAATTGACCACCTGTGGCCACATCACGGCCAATGGCTGCTGTCCCAAGGGCTGTATACGTAATGCCAGAGGCAGATGTGTCGAGGAGAAGTGCACCGGTTCGTGGAATGGTTTTCTTGAGCGTCCTTTAACCATGTCATGTCACTTTCATTGGTTCCTCATATTCGTTGCCATAGTCATATCTAGCATTATGGCTGGAATGATATGTGCCAACCTGGCGTTCGAGATAAGGGAATGCCTGCGGAAACGACGTCTTGCTAGGTACAGGCAATTCAGCGACATCAGCGGAAGCAGCTTCATTGGCTCCACTCAATGTTAA